GTCAGCATGGTGGATACGGGCGTTCTGTCGGACCGGGCGGTGGCGGAGCGTGCCGGCATCGGCTGGAGCGGCTCCAACTGCTCGATGATTACGCCGGAATTCGGATCGTGGGTGTATCTGGGCGAGATGATCACGGATTTGCCGCTGCCGCCCGACAAGCCGGTTACCGAATCGTGCGGCGACTGCACGATCTGCATCGACGCGTGTCCGACGGGAGCGCTCGTCGGCCCGGGCGAACTGGATGCCAAGCGGTGCCTCTCGTTTTTGACGCAGACGAAAGGCCATCTGCCCGACGAATACAAGAAAAAAATCGGCAATCGGTTGTACGGGTGCGATACGTGTCAAATCGTCTGCCCGGTGAACCGGGGGATTCACTTCGAGTTCCATGAGGAAATGCGGCCCGATCCCGAGGTGGTCAAGCCTCTGCTGCTGCCGCTGCTGTCGATATCGAACAAGGAATTCAAGGAGAAGTTCGGCCGCAGCGCCGCCGCGTGGCGCGGCAAAAAGCCGATCCAGCGCAATGCGGTATTGGCGCTCGGAAACTTCCGCGACCGCACGGCCGTGCCGGAGCTGGTCCGCGTGCTGCGCGAGGACCCGCGTCCGGAGCTGCGCGGTTCGGCCGCCTGGTCGCTCGGGGAGATCGGCGGAGAAGAAGCGCTGGCCGCCCTGCGGGAAGCGGCCGAACGCGAAAGCGACGAGGTCGTCCAAGGCGAGATCGGGCGCGCGATTGCGAAGGCAAGCGCGCCAAGACCCAAGCGCGAACATAAAAAAGCGACGGACGGTTGACCTGTCCGCGACATGATCAGACCGTCCGCCGGGCGGTCTGATGCCGTTATCGGCGCGATATCCTGCCGAACCGGATTGCACGGGGTTGTCGAAATGCGTCGCATTCTTGCCGCTTTGTGATATAATGGCTTCAACTGGATAAATGTTGCGGCAAAGGGAGATAGCGACGTGAAATCGACTTCCGACTCATCGGCCGAACGGTTGCCCCTTCGTTACGCGCAAATGGACAGCCCGATCGGCCCGCTGACCCTGGTCAAAAGCGCCCTGGGGTTGTGCCATATCGAGTTCGGCGCTTTCTCCGACCGGGAAGCTTGGCTGCGGGACTGGGCCGGCCGCCGTGTCCGCGAAGCGGAAGGATGGCTGGAGGACGAATCCGCGCTGGCGGACGAGCTGTTGCAGCTCCGGGAATACTTCGAGGGGACCCGGCGGGAATTCGCTCTCGCGCTCGACCCGAGGGGAACGCCTTTTCAGTTGGCCGTCTGGTCCGCGCTCCGGAACGTGCCATACGGCGAGACGCGGTCCTACGCCGATATCGCCTCCGCCGTCGGCAATCCTCGCGCGGTGCGGGCGGTGGGCGGCGCAAACAACAAAAATCCGCTTCCGATCGTAATTCCGTGCCATCGGATCATCGGCTCCGACGGATCTCCGGTCGGATACGGCGGCGGGCTGGACCGGAAAGCGTATTTACTGGAGCTGGAAGCCGGCCGATATAAACATTAAGGGAATGCGATCCTGATCCTGGAGTGACTTGCATGAGATATGTCAACATCGATTCCGTGGAGCCGGGACAATATTTGGGCCGGACGATTTTTTCCCATAACGGAACGGTACTGCTGAACGAAGGCGTTCAACTGACGGTGTCGATGATCAGCACGCTGCGGCGCGTCGGCGTGACGATGCTTTACATCAAGGATGAAGCGGACGAAGCGGCGGATATGCCGGAGCTGCTCTCCGACGAGACGAAGCTCGTCGTCATGAAGCGGATGAGCGAGACGATGAACGCGATCCGTTCGGGCAAGGAGTTTAACACGAGAGCCATAAGCGTAAGCGTCGATCAGATTCTCGAGGACGTCCTCCGGAACAAAGAGGTGCTGGTGCAGCTTACGGACATCCGGACGCGGGAAAACGAGATGTTCGTGCATGCGACGAACGTGGCGATGATGTCCGCCCTGATCGGAATGAACATGCAGTTGAACCAGATCCAACTGAAGGAGCTGACGATCGGAGCGCTTCTGCACGATATCGGCAAGGTGGAGATGATCGCGGACGACCGGTCCGATGATCCGAAGCTCCATCACACGTGGCGGGGATTCGACCTGCTTAAGCAAAAGCGGGAGCTGAATCTGCTGATCGCCCACGTGGCGTTCCAGCATCACGAGCAGCCGGACGGGCAAGGCGTCCCCCGCGGACTGCCCGACGACCAGATTCATCTCTATGCGAAGATCGTCGCGGTCGCGAATACATACGACAATCTGGTGTACGATCCGAAGACGGGCGCGCGCAGGCTGCCGCACGAGGCTTGCGAGATGGTAAGCGCGATGGCGGGGACGAAGCTCGACCGCGAGGCGGTTATTCAGTTCCTCCGCATCATCTCGGTTTATCCGAACGGAACGTCGGTCCGCTTGTCGACCAAGGAGACGGGCGTTGTCGTCGGGCAGCACCGGGGGTTGCCGGGCCGGCCGATCGTGCGGGTCATCCGGACGGACAGGCAGGACGACTGGGAGGCCAAGGAGATCGATCTGGCCAAACATCCGACCGTTTTTATCGAGCAGGTGCTCGGTTGACGGCTGCTACCGGATCTCCGGCGCGCTGGGCGCGATGGAGATCCATTTGTTTTTGGCGCGCGGCGCGTGGTATGATAGGCGTGGCTGCCTGCGGCAGCCGCATCGATTATGCGGAGACGAGAGGGCGTGACGTCCATGTGGACCTATGTGTTGACCGCGGTGTTGGCCCTGATTGCGGGTCTCGCCGGAGGTTTTTTCATCGGCGTGTTCTACCTGCGGAAGCAACTGGAGAACATGCAGAACAATCCGGAAATGATGCAGCAATTGATGAAGGACCCGAATAAACTGCGGGAAATGGCGAAAAAGATGGGGTACAACTTGAACGACCGGCAGCTTCGCCAAGCCCAGCAAATGATGAGCCGCAACCAGAAGCAGCAGGGACCGCGCAAGTTCAAATAAATCGGGACGGGGAGACGGTTATGGCTGGAGCAAAAGACTATAGGAACGTGATGGTCGATCGAAACCGCGAGCAGCTCGAACACCATGTCCGCGAAATT
The nucleotide sequence above comes from Paenibacillus thermoaerophilus. Encoded proteins:
- a CDS encoding HD-GYP domain-containing protein; the encoded protein is MRYVNIDSVEPGQYLGRTIFSHNGTVLLNEGVQLTVSMISTLRRVGVTMLYIKDEADEAADMPELLSDETKLVVMKRMSETMNAIRSGKEFNTRAISVSVDQILEDVLRNKEVLVQLTDIRTRENEMFVHATNVAMMSALIGMNMQLNQIQLKELTIGALLHDIGKVEMIADDRSDDPKLHHTWRGFDLLKQKRELNLLIAHVAFQHHEQPDGQGVPRGLPDDQIHLYAKIVAVANTYDNLVYDPKTGARRLPHEACEMVSAMAGTKLDREAVIQFLRIISVYPNGTSVRLSTKETGVVVGQHRGLPGRPIVRVIRTDRQDDWEAKEIDLAKHPTVFIEQVLG
- a CDS encoding YneF family protein produces the protein MWTYVLTAVLALIAGLAGGFFIGVFYLRKQLENMQNNPEMMQQLMKDPNKLREMAKKMGYNLNDRQLRQAQQMMSRNQKQQGPRKFK
- the queG gene encoding tRNA epoxyqueuosine(34) reductase QueG, whose protein sequence is MPDADRWLKLKEEMKAAAPALGIDKIGVASADPFLELRERLERHRELGRESGFEEPDLDKRTRPELTLPGAKSIISIALAYPTKLRNPPKSEPGAYRGILSRSAWGADYHQVLRNRLANLEAWIRERVPEARIVSMVDTGVLSDRAVAERAGIGWSGSNCSMITPEFGSWVYLGEMITDLPLPPDKPVTESCGDCTICIDACPTGALVGPGELDAKRCLSFLTQTKGHLPDEYKKKIGNRLYGCDTCQIVCPVNRGIHFEFHEEMRPDPEVVKPLLLPLLSISNKEFKEKFGRSAAAWRGKKPIQRNAVLALGNFRDRTAVPELVRVLREDPRPELRGSAAWSLGEIGGEEALAALREAAERESDEVVQGEIGRAIAKASAPRPKREHKKATDG
- a CDS encoding methylated-DNA--[protein]-cysteine S-methyltransferase, which encodes MKSTSDSSAERLPLRYAQMDSPIGPLTLVKSALGLCHIEFGAFSDREAWLRDWAGRRVREAEGWLEDESALADELLQLREYFEGTRREFALALDPRGTPFQLAVWSALRNVPYGETRSYADIASAVGNPRAVRAVGGANNKNPLPIVIPCHRIIGSDGSPVGYGGGLDRKAYLLELEAGRYKH